A part of Candidatus Dechloromonas phosphoritropha genomic DNA contains:
- a CDS encoding DUF1186 domain-containing protein produces the protein MRPLLRIAALPESALDEALGDHLTESFHCCVAAVCDDESLIRDFIENRQHYEWARHMMVSALVSRVIAGDSPAEQLLEWLCARGDQTMLWISEQPATVNTRSDELLMDALAGALANIGTPVHLPTIQRWWNAGVLDPQVASIAWYASELERPLAERLDSFLSSKQPYVPDAIGDMQSWHCFSDRFHDLPARPR, from the coding sequence TTGCGGCCGCTGCTGCGCATTGCCGCGCTCCCCGAGTCCGCCCTGGACGAAGCCCTTGGCGATCACCTGACCGAATCCTTTCACTGCTGCGTTGCCGCAGTCTGTGACGATGAAAGCCTGATACGTGACTTCATCGAAAATCGCCAACATTACGAATGGGCGCGCCATATGATGGTTAGCGCCCTCGTCAGCCGCGTAATTGCCGGCGATTCCCCGGCCGAGCAACTACTTGAATGGTTGTGTGCGCGGGGCGACCAGACAATGCTCTGGATCAGCGAACAACCCGCGACGGTGAATACGCGGAGCGACGAATTGCTCATGGATGCCCTGGCCGGCGCGCTCGCGAACATCGGAACACCGGTGCACCTGCCGACGATTCAGAGATGGTGGAATGCTGGCGTCCTGGATCCGCAAGTTGCCAGCATCGCCTGGTATGCCAGCGAACTGGAGCGCCCCCTGGCCGAACGCCTCGACAGTTTCCTTTCCTCCAAGCAGCCTTACGTGCCCGATGCGATTGGCGACATGCAATCGTGGCATTGCTTCTCGGATCGCTTCCATGACTTGCCAGCCAGACCCCGCTAG